GGTCACGGTATAGCTTTCGCCATTCACATGTACGACGCGCCCTACTACATCAGTGGATCCAGCAAAGGCGCTGCGCCATAATCGTTCGCTCAGAAGTACGACCTTTGGACCGCCCGGACGATCCTCCGCTTCGGAGAAGTTCCTGCCGAGCTGAGGTTGAACTCCGAGGGCAGGGAAGTAGCCGCGGGTGACCTTCTGGCTGCCTACCTGCACGGCTCGCCCACTGCCTGCCTCGTCGATCCAGAGATTCGCACCTCCTGCACTATCCTCGGTTAACCCCATGCTTGAGAAACTCTTTGCATGAGCAGAAAGAAAGTCGGCGGCTGATCCGGTCTGCTCGTTGTTCGGGCGTTCCTGAGGAAAGGTGAATGCAACTCCCACCAGCCGGTCGGATTCGGGGTATGGCAGAGGAGCTAGCAGCGTGCTATTGGCAATCCCCGCCATGGTCAGTGTGGCCCCCATCGCGAGACCCAGCGTCCCTATCGCGGTCGCGGTAAACCCGGGAGCCCGGCGAAGCTGGCGTAGCGCAAAGCGGAGATCCTGCCCCAGCGTAATCAGTGGTAAACCCAACATTGGACCGTCCTCTCTTCAGCCTTCTGTTATTCAGTTCTGAGCGCTTTTACCGGATCGGTTGATGCGGCTCGTTGGGCGGGGATCAACCCTGCCAGCAGCGCTGCGACCGTCAGCACCAGGACAGAACCGGTCATGACCATCGCATCATGACCGCCGACGTTATAGAGCTGCGATTGCACAAGGCGAACGCAGAGCCACGCGGCAGGAATACCGATGGCCAAACCGATGATGGCTTGAAGCATCGCCTCTCGCATCACCATGGCAATCACCTTCCCGCGTCCTGCGCCCAAAGCCATGCGGACCCCGATCTCTGGTGTGCGCCTCGCGACGGAGTAGGCGGTCACGCCATACAGTCCAACCGCAGCGAGCATCAGCGCCAGCAGGCTGAACATCAGCGTGAGCCGGGCGATCATCCGTTCCTGGTCAAACTGACCGCGAACCTGTTCTTCGAAGGTGTTGTAGTTCACCACTGTGAGATTCGGGTTGATATTGGCCAGAGTCCGGCGAACCTGCGATTCCAGGTTGCCAACGTGACCCTTGGTCGTGAGCATGATGGCTCCGGCATACAGAGAGCGTGTATCGTCCTGTGGTTTTGTATGCGCTACCTGCAATAGTGGCCGGAAGTACATGGCGCGAGTAGGCTGCCGCAGGTCGTTGTACTTGATATCGGAGACCACGCCGACGATCTCCCAGTCACCCACGCTCTCCATGCCTGAGATACCAAAGTGTGCCCCAAGGGGATTTTCCCCATTGGAGAAGAATTTCTTCACGAAAGCTTCATTCACGACGACTACCGGAAGGGAAGTCGCTGTATCCTGCGCTGTAATTCCGCGGCCACGCAACACACGATGACCGACGATGTCGAAGTACTCCGATCCTACGCGCAACCATGAGGCGCCGTTCTTCGCCTGAGCGCCGGGCTCGGGGCGGCCCTGGATATAGACACCCTCTCCCCAATTGTTGCCTTCGAGCGGTGTATAGAGGGAGAGAGCAGCTTTGTCGACGCCGGGTAACGCATGCAGATCATTGGTGATCTTGTCGTAGAGGCCCTGAAGCTGCTCCTGCCTATATCCAGAACTCTCAGGACTGAAATGCGCCACGACGCGATTCTCGGTGACGATACCGAAGTCCTGGTTTTCCAGTTTGCTCAGGCTCTTCGCCATCAACCCGGCGCCGACCAGCAGAATCAGGGAGAGCGCGGCCTGCAGGATCACCAGCGACCGCTGCAGCAAGCCCGACCGGTCGGACGTGGTGCGGTTCGATCCGCGCAACGCATCGGCGGGCTGCGAATGTGACGTTACCCATGCGGGGGCCACACCGAAGATCAGACCGGTAAGCAGGGAGAGCGCGAAGGCGAACCCGAGAACGGCCAAAGACGGCGTTACTTCGATTGGGAGGCTCTGCGCATGAGGAAACGCCATCGCCAGCAGGACCTTGGTCCCGGCATAGGCGACGAGAAGCCCGGCAAAGCCGCCGAGACAGGAGAGCACAACGCTCTCTGTAAGCATCTGTCGGATAAGCCTTGTGCGCTGTGCTCCCAGTGCCATACGGATGGAGGTTTCAGCCCTGCGCGCCATGCCGCGTACCAGCATCAGGTTGGCGATATTGGCACAGGCAATCAGCAGTACCAGTGCTGATACTGTGATCAGCATCTTCAGGCCGACGCCATACTCCTGCTGCATGTTTTCGATGCCGGCGCCACCCGGTGTGAGGACCACATGCGCACCCGCCAGATCCGGCTGCGTGTCCTGGCGCTGATAGAGCGGCAAGGTTGCGAGATAGTTACGAAGCGAGGCGCTCATCTTTGCCTCGAGCTGCTTCAGATCTGTGCCCGGCTTGATCTTCCCCAGCAGATAGAGCCAGTTTGCATCTCTACGGTGCAGCAGGCTCGTTGGATTTCCAGGGCCGAAGTTCGGCTCCATGACCATCGGAATATAGAAGTCTGGCGGCGTGTCCGTCATCCGTTCGCCGTAAAAGGATGGAGGCGTAATGCCGAGAATCGTGACCGGATAGGTGTTCAGTACGAAGGTGCTTCCTACTACGGATGGGTCGCTGGCATAGTCGCGCTGCCATGCCTGGTAGCTCATCACAACACCCATCGGCGCCCCCTGTACATCGTCCGAGGGAATGATGAGTCGCCCTGCATAGGGCTGCAAGCCCAGTACCTGAAAGTAGTTGCCTGTTACTACTTCGCCGCGCGCAGCATGTGGAAGATCGCCGGGCTTGCTGCTTCTTGCGGTTACGCCCGCGTAGCCAACACCCGCCTGCATCGCTGCCAGGTTTTCAAACTCAGGTGTGTTCTCACGCAGGTGTTGGTAAAGCTCAAAGGCGAAGATCGAATAGTCGCGGTGGTCGGGAACGCCGCCGTTGACGCAGCAATCACCGGTATCGCCGACACGCACCAGCAGCTTGGGATCGGAGACGGGAAGATTTTTGAGCAGCACGGCGTGCACCAGCGTGAAGATCGCCGCATTGGCGCCGATACCCAGCGCCAGGGTCACAATGGCCGTAATAGTAAATCCGGGCGACTTTCTGAGCTGCCGCAGCGCGAACTTGATGTCCTGCACCAGTCGATTCATTGTGCACCTCTCCTTCGCCGGCTGCGAATCCGGTCAACGTACGTCAGGTAACCGTTCAGTCTTAAGCAACGCTCTTCGTCATGGGACACTGGTTCTCCGCCGGCACTCCGGGGAGTTCCTTGAGCAACGGAAGCGTGGACACTGACGGCAAGCTCAGCCGAAGAGACAAGCTTCCGAGCCTGGCATCGAAGGAAAGGCGCGATAGCGTCGCTTTGGGCGATTGCGTGTGGTTCCGGTCGTGGGCTTCCGCCTGAAGTACAGTGTCATCGCCGTACGTGACGACCAGGCTGACCCGGTCTGCCTCGGTATTGCTGATGGTCGTTGCATGGATAGAAAGGCTGGACAGCAGCGCGATTAACACAAGCGCCGCTGCTGTCCAGGGTGTGAGATACAGAGAGTCGCCTGCATCTTTCAACAGATTGCGCATGGCACTAGACCTCCGCCATCAGATGGCTCAGCTCACCCTCCGCGACGACCTTGCCGTCGAAGAGGTGAATCTGTCGTTCGGCATGTGCGGCAAAGCGTGGATCGTGCGTCACCATGCAGATGGTGGCGCCTTCGTCATGCAACTCTTTCAGCAGCGACATGACCGCTTCGCCATTTTTTGAGTCAAGGTTTCCGGTAGGCTCATCGGCCAGAAGGATAGACGGTGAGCCGGCGAGAGCACGTGCTACGGCGACGCGCTGCTGCTGACCGCCGGAGAGCTGCGCCGGGTAATGCCGCATGCGGTGCGCCATGTTGACGCGCTCGAGCGATTCCTGCACCCGCTTTTTGCGTTCGGCAACAGGCATGCCGCTGCGATAGGTGAGGGGGAGTTCCACGTTCTCGGCAACGGTCAGATCGCCGATCAGGTTGAAGCTCTGGAAGATGAAACCGATCTCCTGGTTACGGATACGTGACCGGTCGGAGAAGTTAAGGTTTGCGACTTCATTTCCATTCAACTGATAGCGGCCGTTCGTCGGCGTATCCAGAAGGCCGAT
This genomic window from Terriglobus albidus contains:
- a CDS encoding ABC transporter permease, translated to MNRLVQDIKFALRQLRKSPGFTITAIVTLALGIGANAAIFTLVHAVLLKNLPVSDPKLLVRVGDTGDCCVNGGVPDHRDYSIFAFELYQHLRENTPEFENLAAMQAGVGYAGVTARSSKPGDLPHAARGEVVTGNYFQVLGLQPYAGRLIIPSDDVQGAPMGVVMSYQAWQRDYASDPSVVGSTFVLNTYPVTILGITPPSFYGERMTDTPPDFYIPMVMEPNFGPGNPTSLLHRRDANWLYLLGKIKPGTDLKQLEAKMSASLRNYLATLPLYQRQDTQPDLAGAHVVLTPGGAGIENMQQEYGVGLKMLITVSALVLLIACANIANLMLVRGMARRAETSIRMALGAQRTRLIRQMLTESVVLSCLGGFAGLLVAYAGTKVLLAMAFPHAQSLPIEVTPSLAVLGFAFALSLLTGLIFGVAPAWVTSHSQPADALRGSNRTTSDRSGLLQRSLVILQAALSLILLVGAGLMAKSLSKLENQDFGIVTENRVVAHFSPESSGYRQEQLQGLYDKITNDLHALPGVDKAALSLYTPLEGNNWGEGVYIQGRPEPGAQAKNGASWLRVGSEYFDIVGHRVLRGRGITAQDTATSLPVVVVNEAFVKKFFSNGENPLGAHFGISGMESVGDWEIVGVVSDIKYNDLRQPTRAMYFRPLLQVAHTKPQDDTRSLYAGAIMLTTKGHVGNLESQVRRTLANINPNLTVVNYNTFEEQVRGQFDQERMIARLTLMFSLLALMLAAVGLYGVTAYSVARRTPEIGVRMALGAGRGKVIAMVMREAMLQAIIGLAIGIPAAWLCVRLVQSQLYNVGGHDAMVMTGSVLVLTVAALLAGLIPAQRAASTDPVKALRTE
- a CDS encoding ABC transporter ATP-binding protein, whose protein sequence is MAETIIEIEQLTKVFYTDEIETHALSGVHMQIQRGEYVAMSGPSGCGKSTLLSIIGLLDTPTNGRYQLNGNEVANLNFSDRSRIRNQEIGFIFQSFNLIGDLTVAENVELPLTYRSGMPVAERKKRVQESLERVNMAHRMRHYPAQLSGGQQQRVAVARALAGSPSILLADEPTGNLDSKNGEAVMSLLKELHDEGATICMVTHDPRFAAHAERQIHLFDGKVVAEGELSHLMAEV